A genomic window from Pseudogulbenkiania sp. MAI-1 includes:
- a CDS encoding Hsp70 family protein: MTTNACGVDFGTSNSTVGWYRPGQPSLLALEDGKATLPSVVFFNADEDTVALGRAALAEYLEGYEGRLMRSLKSVLGTGLMSGQTEVQGRVLRFLDLLSMFIDGLKTRAERQAGRSFRQAVFGRPVFFVDDDPKADKLAEDTLGEIARRAGFSDIEFQYEPIAAAFDYESRIDREELVLVVDIGGGTSDFTLIRVSPERAGQLDRRDDILANCGVHIGGTDFDKQLSLHAVMPLLGLKSRLKSGAEMPSSYYFNLATWHTINFAYTRQALAGLKDVYNEALESDKLDRLFSLVNKRAGHWLAIQVEAAKIGLSSAEQVALPLDEIEAGLSHDITRAQFDQAIAQQVDTIENTVRRLLADANVKAGEVDTVFFTGGASGVPLLRQRIAAVLPTARAVEGDLYGSIGCGLALDAARRFA, translated from the coding sequence ATGACGACCAACGCCTGCGGCGTGGATTTCGGCACGTCCAATTCGACCGTCGGGTGGTATCGCCCCGGCCAACCCAGCCTGCTGGCGCTGGAAGACGGCAAGGCGACGCTGCCGTCGGTGGTGTTCTTCAACGCCGACGAGGATACGGTGGCGCTGGGCCGCGCCGCGCTGGCGGAATACCTGGAAGGCTACGAAGGCCGGCTGATGCGCTCGCTCAAGAGCGTGCTCGGCACCGGCCTGATGAGCGGCCAGACCGAGGTGCAGGGGCGCGTGCTGCGCTTCCTGGATTTGCTGTCGATGTTCATCGACGGCCTCAAGACCCGCGCCGAACGCCAGGCCGGACGCTCCTTCCGCCAGGCGGTGTTCGGCCGCCCGGTGTTCTTCGTCGACGACGACCCCAAGGCCGACAAGCTGGCCGAAGACACGCTGGGCGAGATCGCCCGCCGCGCCGGCTTCTCCGACATCGAATTCCAGTACGAGCCGATCGCCGCCGCCTTCGACTACGAGAGCCGCATCGACCGCGAGGAACTGGTGTTGGTGGTGGACATCGGCGGCGGTACCTCGGACTTCACCCTGATCCGCGTCTCGCCGGAACGCGCCGGCCAGCTCGATCGGCGCGACGATATCCTCGCCAACTGCGGCGTGCACATCGGCGGCACCGACTTCGACAAGCAACTGAGCCTGCACGCGGTGATGCCGCTCTTGGGTCTCAAGAGCCGGCTCAAAAGCGGCGCCGAGATGCCGTCGAGCTACTACTTCAATCTCGCCACCTGGCACACCATCAACTTCGCCTACACCCGCCAGGCCCTGGCCGGGCTGAAGGACGTGTACAACGAGGCGCTGGAGAGCGACAAGCTCGACCGGCTGTTCTCGCTGGTCAACAAGCGCGCCGGCCACTGGCTGGCGATCCAGGTGGAGGCGGCCAAGATCGGGCTGTCGTCGGCGGAACAGGTCGCGTTGCCGCTCGACGAGATCGAAGCCGGACTGAGCCACGACATCACGCGCGCCCAGTTCGACCAGGCCATCGCGCAGCAGGTCGACACCATCGAGAACACGGTACGCCGCCTGCTCGCCGACGCCAACGTCAAGGCCGGCGAAGTCGACACCGTGTTCTTCACCGGCGGCGCCAGCGGTGTGCCGCTCTTGCGCCAGCGCATCGCCGCAGTGCTGCCGACGGCCCGGGCGGTGGAAGGCGACCTGTACGGCAGCATTGGCTGCGGGCTGGCCTTGGACGCGGCG
- a CDS encoding ABC transporter substrate-binding protein — MKKLAVCLMLSLASVGASAKDWKVIRFGVDANYAPFESKAADGKLVGFDIDLGNAICEKIKAKCVWVENDFDGMIPALKAKKFDGILSSLSVTEKRAEQIAFSDKLFNTPVRLVAKKGSPLQPTAESLRGKRIGVQQGTVMESFAKVHWESKGVEVVPYQNNDLVLSDLASGRLDGSVQEVVLADSAFLKTAPGRAFAFAGGNLNDPKILGTGTAVGLRKEDTDLRQLVNKAIADMHKDGTYQRLSKKYFSVDIYN; from the coding sequence ATGAAGAAACTGGCTGTGTGCCTGATGCTGTCGCTGGCGTCCGTCGGCGCTTCCGCGAAGGATTGGAAAGTCATTCGTTTTGGCGTCGACGCCAACTACGCCCCGTTTGAATCGAAAGCGGCCGACGGCAAGCTGGTCGGCTTCGATATCGACCTCGGCAACGCCATCTGCGAGAAGATCAAGGCCAAGTGCGTGTGGGTCGAGAACGACTTCGACGGCATGATCCCGGCACTCAAGGCGAAGAAATTCGACGGCATCCTGTCGTCGCTGTCGGTGACCGAGAAGCGCGCGGAACAGATCGCCTTCTCCGACAAGCTGTTCAATACCCCGGTGCGCCTGGTGGCCAAGAAAGGCTCGCCGCTGCAGCCGACGGCCGAGTCGCTGCGCGGCAAGCGCATCGGCGTGCAGCAGGGTACGGTGATGGAGAGCTTCGCCAAGGTGCATTGGGAGTCGAAGGGTGTCGAGGTGGTGCCGTACCAGAACAATGACCTGGTGCTGTCCGATCTGGCTTCCGGCCGTCTCGACGGCAGTGTGCAGGAAGTGGTGCTGGCCGACAGCGCCTTCCTGAAAACCGCCCCGGGCCGCGCCTTCGCCTTTGCCGGCGGCAACCTGAACGATCCGAAGATCCTCGGCACCGGCACCGCCGTCGGCCTGCGCAAGGAAGACACCGATCTGCGCCAGCTGGTGAACAAGGCCATCGCCGACATGCACAAGGACGGCACCTACCAGCGGTTGTCGAAGAAATACTTCTCGGTGGACATCTACAACTAA
- a CDS encoding ABC transporter permease codes for MFLAGYGPLILDGTIQTIKLALLSLAVSVLIGLIGASSKLSGSRVLRGLATGYTTLIRSIPDLVIMLLLFYSLQMLLNEVTEWLQMDQIDINPFLAGVVTLGFIYGAYFTETFRGAFQAVPRGQLEAASAYGMKPWQVFRRVLFPQMMRFALPGIGNNWQVLIKATALVSIIGLSDIVKATQDAGKGSLQLFYFTLIGGLIYLAITTVSGFVLMWLERSYSVGVRKAEL; via the coding sequence ATGTTCCTGGCAGGCTATGGCCCGCTGATCCTGGACGGCACCATACAAACCATCAAGCTGGCGCTGTTGTCGCTGGCGGTGTCGGTGCTGATCGGGTTGATTGGCGCCAGCTCTAAATTGTCCGGCAGCCGCGTGCTGCGCGGCCTCGCCACCGGCTACACCACGCTGATCCGCAGCATTCCCGACCTCGTGATCATGCTGCTGCTGTTCTACAGCCTGCAGATGCTGCTCAACGAGGTCACCGAGTGGCTGCAGATGGACCAGATCGACATCAATCCGTTTCTCGCCGGGGTGGTGACGCTGGGCTTCATCTACGGCGCCTATTTCACCGAGACCTTCCGCGGCGCCTTCCAGGCGGTGCCGCGCGGCCAGCTCGAGGCTGCTTCCGCCTACGGCATGAAGCCGTGGCAGGTGTTCCGCCGCGTGCTGTTCCCGCAAATGATGCGCTTTGCGCTGCCCGGCATCGGCAACAACTGGCAGGTGCTGATCAAGGCCACCGCCCTGGTCTCGATCATCGGCCTGTCCGACATCGTCAAGGCCACCCAGGACGCGGGCAAGGGCTCGTTGCAGTTGTTCTACTTCACGCTGATCGGCGGGCTGATCTACCTGGCGATCACCACCGTGTCGGGCTTCGTGCTGATGTGGCTGGAGCGCAGCTATTCCGTCGGCGTCAGAAAGGCTGAACTATGA
- a CDS encoding ABC transporter permease → MIEILQEYWQAYLWSDGYKLTGLAMTMWLLVLSVAIGFVMSVPLAVARVSKNSIIRGPVWFYTYVFRGTPLYIQLLVFYSGMYSLDLVREQPLLDMFFRQGFNCVVLAFALNTCAYTTEIFAGVIKSTPYGEIEAARAYGMSSFTLYRRIIIPSMLRRALPYYGNEVILMLHATTVAFTATVPDILKVARDVNSATYASFEAFGIAAALYAAIAFALVWLFRRCELRWLAFMKPQAH, encoded by the coding sequence ATGATCGAGATTCTTCAGGAATACTGGCAGGCCTATCTGTGGAGCGACGGCTACAAGCTCACCGGACTTGCCATGACGATGTGGCTCCTGGTGCTGTCGGTGGCCATCGGCTTCGTCATGTCGGTGCCGCTGGCGGTGGCGCGGGTGTCGAAGAACTCCATAATCCGCGGGCCGGTGTGGTTCTACACCTACGTGTTTCGCGGCACGCCGCTCTACATCCAGCTCCTGGTGTTCTATTCGGGCATGTACAGCCTCGACCTGGTGCGCGAGCAGCCGCTGCTGGACATGTTCTTCCGCCAGGGCTTCAACTGCGTGGTGCTGGCCTTCGCGCTGAACACCTGTGCCTATACCACCGAGATCTTCGCCGGGGTGATCAAATCGACCCCCTATGGCGAGATCGAGGCGGCGCGTGCCTACGGCATGTCGAGCTTCACGCTCTACCGCCGCATCATTATCCCGTCCATGCTGCGCCGTGCACTGCCGTATTACGGCAACGAGGTGATCCTGATGCTGCACGCGACCACGGTGGCCTTTACCGCCACGGTGCCGGACATTCTGAAAGTGGCGCGCGACGTCAACTCGGCCACCTACGCCTCGTTCGAGGCCTTCGGCATCGCCGCCGCGCTGTACGCCGCCATCGCGTTCGCGCTGGTCTGGCTGTTCCGCCGCTGCGAGCTGCGCTGGCTGGCGTTCATGAAACCCCAGGCGCATTGA
- a CDS encoding ABC transporter ATP-binding protein encodes MYKLKVDDLHKKYGSHEVLKGVSLKAKAGDVISIIGSSGSGKSTFLRCINFLEQPCAGSITLNDAPIRTEKDKHGALRVSDAKQLQQMRTKLAMVFQHFNLWAHMTVLENIIEAPMHVLGVSRDEAVARARKYLAKVGLPESVEGKYPSHMSGGQQQRVAIARALAMEPEVMLFDEPTSALDPELVGEVLKVMQTLAEEGRTMLVVTHEMGFAREVSNHVMFLHQGRVEEEGHPDEVFNRPKSERLQQFLAGSLK; translated from the coding sequence ATGTACAAATTGAAGGTCGACGACCTGCACAAGAAATACGGCAGCCACGAGGTGCTCAAGGGCGTGTCGCTCAAGGCCAAGGCCGGTGACGTGATCAGCATCATCGGGTCGAGCGGCTCGGGCAAGAGCACCTTCCTGCGCTGCATCAACTTCCTCGAACAGCCCTGCGCTGGCAGCATCACGCTGAACGACGCGCCGATCCGCACCGAGAAGGACAAGCACGGCGCGCTGCGCGTGAGCGACGCCAAGCAGTTGCAGCAGATGCGCACCAAACTCGCCATGGTGTTCCAGCACTTCAACCTGTGGGCGCACATGACGGTGCTGGAGAACATCATCGAGGCGCCGATGCACGTGCTGGGAGTGAGCCGCGACGAGGCGGTGGCGCGGGCGCGCAAATACCTGGCCAAGGTTGGCCTGCCGGAAAGCGTCGAAGGCAAGTACCCCTCGCACATGTCCGGCGGCCAGCAGCAGCGCGTGGCGATCGCCCGGGCGCTGGCGATGGAGCCGGAGGTGATGCTGTTCGACGAACCGACCTCGGCGCTCGACCCGGAACTGGTGGGCGAGGTGCTCAAGGTGATGCAGACCCTGGCCGAGGAAGGCCGCACCATGCTGGTGGTGACGCACGAGATGGGCTTCGCGCGCGAAGTGTCCAACCACGTGATGTTCCTGCACCAGGGCCGGGTGGAGGAGGAAGGGCATCCCGACGAGGTGTTCAACCGTCCCAAGAGCGAGCGCCTCCAGCAGTTCCTCGCCGGCAGTCTGAAATGA
- a CDS encoding GlxA family transcriptional regulator → MQKASALMDIPLRLAVVGLPPCSMFGIGCFLEPFALANRLAGKKLYQLDVYSWDGQPLPLSGGMSYPVTGALREAEGFDQLFVLSEAVTPFADTALFTGELARLAPRVSLLGGVHAGAWWLASAGVLDGYRATIHWPDYASFAERFGKVVASQRVFELDRDRFSCGGALAVLDGALALIGRVHGTELVESIAAALCAERVRSSEDKQRVPLLARVGEKQPKLTEAVMLMEANIEEPLTTDEIAQLTGQSRRQLERMFKQHLDVPPSRYYLQLRLERARDMLRNTGKSVVQIGLLCGFSSGPHFSTVYRAHFGIAPREERFNNEA, encoded by the coding sequence ATGCAGAAAGCGAGCGCACTGATGGATATCCCGTTGCGGCTGGCGGTGGTGGGGCTGCCGCCATGCTCGATGTTCGGCATCGGCTGCTTCCTCGAACCGTTCGCGTTGGCCAACCGGTTGGCCGGCAAGAAGCTCTACCAGCTCGACGTCTACTCCTGGGACGGCCAGCCGCTGCCCTTGAGCGGCGGCATGAGCTACCCGGTGACCGGCGCGCTGCGCGAGGCGGAGGGCTTCGACCAGCTGTTCGTGCTGAGCGAGGCGGTCACTCCGTTTGCCGACACGGCCCTGTTTACCGGTGAGCTGGCACGTCTTGCGCCGCGCGTGTCGCTGCTGGGCGGGGTGCACGCCGGCGCCTGGTGGCTGGCCAGCGCCGGCGTGCTGGACGGCTACCGTGCCACCATCCACTGGCCGGATTACGCCTCGTTCGCCGAGCGCTTCGGCAAGGTGGTGGCGAGCCAGCGCGTGTTCGAGCTCGACCGCGACCGCTTCAGCTGCGGCGGGGCGCTGGCGGTGCTCGACGGCGCGCTGGCGCTGATCGGCCGCGTGCACGGCACCGAGCTGGTCGAGTCGATCGCCGCCGCGCTGTGCGCCGAGCGCGTCCGCAGCAGCGAGGACAAACAGCGCGTGCCGCTGCTGGCGCGGGTGGGTGAGAAGCAGCCCAAGCTCACCGAGGCGGTGATGCTGATGGAAGCCAATATCGAGGAACCGCTCACCACCGACGAGATCGCCCAGCTCACCGGGCAATCGCGCCGCCAGCTCGAGCGGATGTTCAAGCAGCATCTGGACGTGCCGCCCTCGCGCTACTATCTGCAACTGCGGCTTGAGCGAGCCCGCGACATGCTGCGCAACACCGGCAAGTCGGTGGTGCAGATCGGGCTGTTGTGCGGGTTCTCCTCCGGCCCGCATTTCTCCACCGTGTACCGCGCCCACTTCGGCATCGCCCCGCGCGAGGAGCGTTTCAACAACGAGGCGTGA
- a CDS encoding aspartate aminotransferase family protein, whose product MTAQVTRHTFDEVMVPNYAPAAFIPVSGKGSRLWDQGGNEYVDFASGIAVTSLGHLHPELTAVLHQQVDRLWHLSNTFTNEPALRLARRLTEVTFAEKVFFSNSGAEANEAALKLARRYAFDHFGGNKTGIVSCKQAFHGRTLFTVSVGGQPKYTEGFAPLPGNLNHIEFNNLAAAEAAIDDSTCAVIVEPVQGEGGVLPATPEYLKKLRELCDKHNALLIFDEVQIGVGRSGSLFAYMHYGVTPDILTSAKALGNGMPIGAMLTTSKVAASFVVGTHGSTYGGNPLACTVADKVIEIINTPEVLDGVKHRHQLLVDGLKRINAKHQAFKDVRGMGLLVGAELVDELAGKAKDFLTVAARHGLVLLVAGPNIVRIAPSLVIPEADLEEGLKRLEAVTAEIMEKAQAAKEAQPA is encoded by the coding sequence ATGACCGCTCAAGTCACCCGCCACACCTTCGATGAAGTCATGGTGCCCAACTACGCCCCGGCCGCGTTCATCCCGGTATCCGGCAAGGGCTCGCGCCTGTGGGATCAGGGCGGCAACGAATACGTCGACTTCGCCAGCGGCATCGCCGTGACCAGCCTGGGTCACCTGCATCCGGAACTGACCGCCGTGCTGCATCAGCAGGTCGACCGCCTGTGGCACCTGTCCAATACCTTCACCAACGAACCGGCGCTGCGCTTGGCGCGCCGCCTGACCGAGGTGACCTTCGCCGAGAAGGTGTTCTTCAGCAACTCCGGCGCCGAGGCCAACGAAGCCGCGCTGAAGCTGGCGCGCCGCTACGCCTTCGACCACTTCGGCGGCAACAAGACCGGCATCGTGTCGTGCAAGCAGGCCTTCCACGGCCGCACCCTGTTCACCGTGTCGGTGGGCGGCCAGCCCAAGTACACCGAAGGCTTCGCGCCGCTGCCGGGCAACCTGAACCACATCGAGTTCAACAACCTGGCCGCCGCCGAGGCCGCCATCGACGACAGCACCTGCGCCGTGATCGTGGAGCCGGTGCAAGGCGAGGGCGGTGTGCTGCCGGCCACCCCGGAATACCTGAAGAAGCTGCGCGAGCTGTGCGACAAGCACAACGCGCTGTTGATCTTCGACGAAGTGCAGATCGGCGTCGGCCGCTCCGGCTCGCTGTTCGCCTACATGCACTACGGCGTGACCCCGGATATCCTGACCAGCGCCAAGGCCCTCGGCAACGGCATGCCGATCGGCGCCATGCTGACCACCAGCAAGGTGGCTGCCTCCTTCGTGGTGGGCACTCATGGTTCGACCTACGGCGGCAACCCGCTGGCTTGCACCGTGGCCGACAAGGTGATCGAGATCATCAACACCCCCGAGGTGCTGGACGGCGTCAAGCATCGCCACCAGTTGTTGGTAGATGGCCTCAAACGCATCAACGCCAAGCATCAGGCGTTCAAGGACGTGCGCGGCATGGGCCTCTTGGTCGGCGCCGAGCTGGTCGACGAACTCGCCGGCAAGGCCAAGGACTTCCTCACCGTCGCGGCGCGCCACGGCCTGGTACTCTTGGTGGCCGGCCCCAACATCGTGCGCATCGCGCCGTCGCTGGTGATTCCGGAAGCCGATCTGGAAGAAGGCTTGAAGCGCCTGGAGGCGGTGACCGCCGAGATCATGGAGAAGGCCCAGGCGGCCAAAGAAGCCCAGCCGGCCTGA
- a CDS encoding arginine N-succinyltransferase yields the protein MLFVRPSKLSDLDQIERMARSGGPVLHSLPPDRQRLQQRVNDSLNSLRSEVECPGEESYLFVLEDSASGRLYGTAGIMAMAGYSEPFYAFRNEVLVHASRELKVNHRVHALMMSHELTGRTRLTGFYFDEAALGSAMVAPQLLSRSRMLFIAQHRERFSDDIFSVLPGVADEEGRSPFWENVGYKFFRRDFTQMELASGGRSRTFIAEMMQVDPLYVPLLSEEAQRVMGEPHVGARLNYRCHLAEGLEPDKFVDLFDAGPVLTAPLEVCRTIRHSDLYSALRGEVSGPTVPYLVSNTQTRDFRATVVELPARLDAEIVLPQEVADVLEIADGDEVCCVPLQTEGARP from the coding sequence ATGCTCTTTGTCCGACCGAGCAAGCTTTCCGATCTGGACCAGATCGAGCGCATGGCGCGCTCCGGCGGGCCGGTACTGCACTCGCTGCCGCCCGACCGCCAGCGTCTGCAACAGCGGGTGAACGATTCGCTCAACTCGCTGCGCAGCGAGGTCGAGTGCCCCGGCGAAGAGAGCTATCTGTTCGTGCTGGAAGACTCCGCCAGCGGCCGTCTCTACGGCACTGCCGGCATCATGGCGATGGCCGGGTACTCCGAGCCGTTCTACGCCTTCCGCAACGAAGTGCTGGTGCACGCCTCGCGCGAGCTCAAGGTCAACCACCGCGTGCACGCGCTGATGATGTCGCACGAGCTCACCGGCCGCACCCGCCTGACCGGCTTCTACTTCGACGAAGCCGCGCTGGGTAGCGCCATGGTGGCACCGCAACTGCTGTCGCGCTCGCGCATGCTGTTCATCGCCCAGCACCGCGAACGCTTCAGCGACGACATCTTCTCGGTGCTGCCCGGCGTGGCGGACGAGGAGGGTCGCTCGCCGTTCTGGGAAAACGTCGGCTACAAGTTCTTCCGCCGCGACTTCACCCAGATGGAGCTGGCCTCGGGCGGGCGCAGCCGCACCTTCATCGCCGAGATGATGCAGGTCGACCCGCTCTACGTGCCGCTGCTGTCGGAAGAGGCGCAGCGCGTGATGGGCGAGCCGCACGTCGGCGCCCGCCTCAACTACCGCTGCCACCTGGCCGAAGGGCTGGAGCCGGACAAATTCGTCGACCTGTTCGATGCCGGCCCGGTGCTGACCGCGCCGCTGGAAGTCTGCCGGACGATCCGCCACAGCGACCTCTACAGCGCCTTGCGCGGTGAAGTAAGCGGACCGACCGTGCCGTACCTCGTCAGCAACACCCAGACCCGCGACTTCCGCGCCACCGTGGTCGAGCTGCCGGCCCGGCTCGATGCAGAAATCGTGCTGCCGCAAGAGGTGGCCGACGTGCTGGAGATCGCCGACGGCGACGAAGTGTGTTGCGTGCCCCTGCAAACCGAAGGAGCCCGCCCATGA
- the astA gene encoding arginine N-succinyltransferase, with amino-acid sequence MIVMRLCRPADVDALVELAHKAGPGMTTLKPDHDVLAARLERVQRTLDGSAPLAEQGYLFVLEDSASGKVVGVCGLEVAVGLDQPFYTYRMDTFVHASRELGLWTKMDKLHMSHGLTGYSELCTLFLDPDYRVNGNGALLSKARFMFLAQFPERFAEHICAEMRGHFDENGESPFWKALGAHFYRIDFHEADQLVALGKKSFLAELMPRYPVYIDFLPPEAQECIGKVHKDTEPARRLLEAEGLRMEHHVDIFEGGPVLEARIDSLRVMRDSRLCRVEIVSDAVAGGDQRYLVANGELADFRVILASANPVDKVIALSAEQAQALHVKSGDTVRAMTLYPVK; translated from the coding sequence ATGATCGTGATGAGACTGTGCCGTCCGGCCGACGTCGATGCGCTGGTGGAACTGGCGCACAAGGCCGGCCCCGGCATGACCACGCTGAAGCCCGACCACGACGTGCTGGCCGCGCGCCTCGAGCGCGTGCAACGCACCCTCGACGGCAGCGCGCCCTTGGCCGAGCAGGGCTATCTGTTCGTGCTGGAAGACAGCGCCAGCGGCAAGGTGGTCGGCGTATGCGGCCTCGAAGTCGCGGTCGGCCTCGACCAGCCGTTCTACACCTACCGCATGGACACCTTCGTGCACGCCAGCCGCGAGCTGGGTCTGTGGACCAAGATGGACAAGCTGCACATGTCGCACGGCCTGACCGGCTACTCCGAGCTGTGCACACTGTTCCTCGACCCGGACTACCGCGTCAACGGCAACGGCGCCCTGCTGTCCAAGGCGCGTTTCATGTTCCTGGCGCAGTTCCCGGAACGCTTCGCCGAACACATCTGCGCCGAAATGCGCGGCCACTTCGACGAGAACGGCGAATCGCCATTCTGGAAGGCGCTCGGCGCGCATTTCTACCGTATCGATTTCCACGAGGCCGACCAGTTGGTAGCGCTGGGCAAGAAATCCTTCCTCGCCGAACTGATGCCGCGCTACCCGGTGTACATCGACTTTCTGCCGCCCGAAGCGCAGGAGTGCATCGGCAAGGTGCACAAGGACACCGAGCCGGCGCGCCGCCTGTTGGAAGCCGAAGGACTGCGCATGGAACACCATGTCGACATCTTCGAAGGCGGCCCGGTGCTGGAAGCCCGCATCGACAGCCTGCGCGTGATGCGCGACAGCCGGCTGTGCCGCGTCGAGATCGTCTCCGACGCCGTTGCTGGCGGCGACCAGCGCTATCTGGTGGCCAACGGCGAACTGGCCGATTTCCGCGTGATCCTGGCTTCGGCCAACCCGGTCGACAAGGTCATCGCGCTATCTGCCGAACAAGCCCAGGCCTTGCACGTGAAGAGTGGCGACACCGTACGAGCCATGACGCTTTATCCCGTCAAATGA
- the astD gene encoding succinylglutamate-semialdehyde dehydrogenase yields the protein MSQLFIDGAWTTGHGPAFVSLNPASGLPVWEGRAAAAEDIDAAFIAARRAFAGWRRTALAERLALVRRFAEVLGEHKEELAQTIGLETGKPLWESRQEVAAMIGKIEISIRSYNERTGEHRADLAGDSSVLRHRPHGVVAVYGPYNFPGHLPNGHIVPALIAGNTVLFKPSELTPLVAELTIKLWEKAGVPAGVINLLQGERDTGIALAQHTDLDGLFFTGSSQTGTALHRQFAGRPGFMLALEMGGNNPLLVAECADLDAAVHHAIQSAFLSAGQRCTCARRMLVPHGEFGDRFVARLAEVASKLTIGAFDAEPQPFMGAMVSLKAAQGMLAAQQRLIALGAKPILEMRQLEEGKAFVTPGIIDVTDVAELPDEEYFGPLTQIIRYRDFELALEIANDTEYGLSAALLADDAALWERFNQDIRAGVVNWNKPTNGASSAAPFGGVGYSGNHRPGAYYAADYCAYPMASVEAPTLAMPAQLAPGMSF from the coding sequence ATGAGCCAACTGTTCATCGACGGCGCCTGGACCACCGGCCACGGCCCGGCCTTCGTCTCGCTCAACCCTGCCAGCGGCCTGCCGGTCTGGGAAGGCCGCGCCGCTGCGGCCGAAGACATCGACGCCGCCTTCATCGCCGCACGCCGCGCCTTCGCCGGCTGGCGCCGCACCGCGCTCGCCGAGCGCCTGGCCCTGGTGCGCCGCTTTGCCGAAGTGCTGGGCGAGCACAAGGAAGAACTGGCACAGACCATCGGCCTGGAAACCGGCAAGCCGCTGTGGGAATCGCGCCAGGAAGTGGCGGCGATGATCGGCAAGATCGAGATCTCGATCCGCTCCTACAACGAGCGCACCGGTGAACACCGCGCCGATCTCGCCGGCGACAGCTCCGTGCTGCGCCATCGCCCGCACGGCGTGGTGGCGGTGTACGGGCCGTACAACTTCCCCGGTCACCTGCCGAACGGTCACATCGTGCCGGCCCTGATCGCCGGCAACACCGTGCTGTTCAAGCCGTCCGAACTGACCCCGCTGGTGGCCGAGCTGACCATCAAGCTGTGGGAGAAAGCCGGCGTTCCGGCCGGCGTGATCAACCTGCTGCAAGGCGAGCGCGATACCGGTATCGCCCTGGCGCAGCACACCGATCTCGACGGGCTGTTCTTCACCGGCAGCTCGCAGACCGGCACCGCCTTGCACCGCCAGTTCGCCGGCCGTCCCGGCTTCATGCTGGCGCTGGAGATGGGCGGCAACAACCCGCTGCTGGTCGCCGAGTGCGCAGACCTCGACGCTGCCGTGCACCACGCCATCCAGTCCGCCTTCCTGTCGGCCGGCCAGCGCTGCACCTGCGCGCGCCGCATGCTGGTGCCGCACGGCGAATTCGGCGACCGCTTCGTCGCGCGCCTGGCCGAAGTGGCCAGCAAGCTGACCATCGGCGCCTTCGACGCCGAGCCGCAGCCATTCATGGGGGCGATGGTGTCGCTCAAGGCCGCGCAGGGCATGCTAGCCGCCCAGCAGCGCCTGATCGCGCTGGGCGCCAAGCCGATCCTGGAAATGCGCCAGCTGGAAGAGGGCAAGGCCTTCGTCACGCCGGGCATTATCGACGTCACCGACGTGGCCGAGCTGCCGGACGAAGAATACTTCGGCCCGCTCACGCAGATCATCCGCTACCGCGACTTCGAGCTCGCGCTCGAGATCGCCAACGACACCGAGTACGGCCTGTCGGCGGCGCTGCTGGCCGATGATGCGGCGCTGTGGGAGCGCTTCAACCAGGACATCCGCGCCGGCGTGGTGAACTGGAACAAGCCGACCAACGGCGCCTCGTCCGCCGCGCCGTTCGGAGGCGTCGGCTACTCGGGCAACCATCGCCCGGGCGCCTATTACGCGGCCGACTACTGCGCCTACCCGATGGCCTCGGTGGAAGCGCCGACGCTGGCCATGCCGGCACAACTGGCGCCGGGGATGTCGTTCTAA